Proteins found in one Terribacillus sp. DMT04 genomic segment:
- a CDS encoding HD family hydrolase, with the protein MNTITGILNVLNLAEKLKFEMRHSWLSNGRQESVAEHTWRVGLMAVLLEPYIEEQMDMAKLLKMIMIHDLVEAEARDVPAFDTLYDADRKEQKRLAEYAAIKNIETMLDEAPGSDLRQLWLEFEAKETFEAKVANALDKLEAQLQHNEADMDTWLEVEKEMVYLLSPHTAFHPVLEELRKAIVADAEAKLHVR; encoded by the coding sequence ATGAATACAATCACAGGAATTTTAAACGTGTTAAACCTTGCCGAGAAACTGAAATTTGAAATGCGTCACAGCTGGCTTTCAAACGGACGTCAGGAAAGTGTGGCAGAGCACACGTGGCGGGTAGGACTGATGGCTGTTTTGCTGGAGCCATATATAGAAGAACAAATGGATATGGCAAAGCTGCTCAAAATGATTATGATCCATGATTTAGTAGAAGCAGAAGCAAGAGATGTGCCAGCTTTTGATACACTGTATGATGCAGACAGGAAAGAACAAAAACGACTGGCGGAATATGCAGCAATAAAGAATATTGAAACGATGCTGGACGAAGCGCCAGGAAGCGATTTACGACAGCTTTGGCTGGAATTTGAAGCAAAAGAAACATTCGAAGCGAAGGTAGCGAATGCATTGGACAAGCTGGAGGCGCAGCTGCAGCATAACGAAGCCGATATGGATACATGGCTGGAAGTGGAAAAGGAAATGGTCTATCTGTTGTCACCGCACACAGCGTTTCATCCGGTGCTGGAGGAATTGCGGAAAGCGATTGTGGCAGATGCAGAGGCAAAATTGCATGTCCGATAA
- a CDS encoding esterase family protein yields the protein MKRNGKMESVTIDSIFLDESLEVRWYKPETFSPLYKHQLCIMQDGNDYFQMGRIATLSDQLHSEEKIQNTVFAGIHYRDRYDRIDKYYPSGKKHEAYLQFLLHEVLPLLEDDLPTLHMGATRTLMGDSLAGTFSLLAAMRFPHTFGSVVMQSPLVDDTVMQEVKTARQLDSLSIYHTIGTKETAVPTSFEKEMDFVGPNRDLQAYFQSQAVDYTYRELDDAEHTWKYWQHDMKQVLIDVFG from the coding sequence ATGAAACGTAACGGAAAAATGGAAAGCGTCACTATAGACAGTATATTTTTAGACGAAAGCTTGGAAGTACGCTGGTATAAACCAGAAACATTTTCTCCTTTGTATAAGCATCAGTTATGTATCATGCAAGATGGCAATGATTACTTTCAAATGGGGCGAATAGCAACATTAAGCGATCAGCTTCATAGCGAAGAGAAAATCCAAAATACCGTATTCGCAGGTATTCATTATCGCGATCGCTACGACCGGATTGATAAGTACTATCCGTCAGGCAAGAAACACGAGGCATATCTGCAATTTCTTCTGCACGAGGTACTGCCGCTGCTTGAGGATGACCTGCCGACATTACATATGGGTGCAACTAGAACACTAATGGGTGATTCGTTAGCCGGCACATTCTCCCTTCTTGCTGCTATGCGCTTTCCGCATACGTTTGGCAGTGTAGTCATGCAGTCCCCTCTCGTTGATGACACCGTTATGCAGGAAGTAAAGACTGCCAGACAGTTAGATAGTCTTTCTATTTATCATACAATTGGAACAAAAGAGACTGCTGTTCCGACTTCCTTTGAAAAAGAGATGGACTTTGTAGGACCTAATCGTGATTTACAAGCATATTTTCAGTCCCAGGCTGTCGATTATACGTATCGAGAGCTAGACGATGCGGAACATACATGGAAGTATTG
- a CDS encoding metal ABC transporter ATP-binding protein produces the protein MHALEVKDLQVAYDKKAVLEHVNVIVPKGSLTAIVGPNGAGKSTLIKAILGMLKRSSGHISVLGKPYSPKNRNVGYVPQRGSVDWDFPTNSLDVVLMGRYAHIGWFKRPSKQDVLLAKEALQKLGMESYATRQIRQLSGGQQQRVFLARALVQDADVYFMDEPFVGVDAKTENAIIDLLRELQQKGKTVIVVHHDLQTVPEYFDRTLLLNRTVIANGPTEHVFTKDLLQKTYGGALAFFTAPGDRISG, from the coding sequence ATGCATGCGTTGGAAGTGAAGGATTTGCAGGTGGCATACGATAAGAAAGCTGTGTTGGAACATGTTAATGTGATCGTTCCGAAAGGCAGTCTGACTGCCATTGTTGGACCGAACGGCGCCGGCAAATCAACCTTAATAAAAGCAATTCTTGGTATGCTGAAACGCTCTTCAGGCCATATTTCTGTACTCGGCAAACCTTACAGTCCAAAAAACCGCAACGTAGGCTATGTACCGCAGCGCGGATCGGTGGACTGGGATTTTCCGACAAACAGTTTGGATGTCGTTTTGATGGGCCGCTATGCACATATCGGCTGGTTCAAGCGACCTTCCAAACAAGATGTCTTACTAGCAAAAGAAGCTTTGCAAAAGCTCGGTATGGAGTCCTATGCAACGAGACAAATCCGCCAGCTTTCCGGCGGACAGCAGCAGCGGGTATTCCTAGCTCGAGCACTCGTACAAGATGCAGATGTATACTTTATGGATGAACCATTTGTCGGCGTAGATGCCAAAACAGAAAATGCGATCATTGATTTGCTGCGAGAACTGCAGCAAAAAGGCAAAACAGTTATCGTCGTCCATCATGATTTACAAACCGTACCGGAGTATTTTGACCGTACGCTCCTCCTTAATAGAACAGTCATTGCCAATGGTCCGACTGAACATGTGTTCACAAAGGATTTATTGCAAAAAACATACGGCGGCGCACTGGCTTTCTTCACAGCACCAGGCGACCGGATAAGCGGGTGA
- the fosX gene encoding FosX/FosE/FosI family fosfomycin resistance hydrolase — translation MLGGISHITFVVRDLDRTDKFFREVLGAEEVYDSGEQRYSLYREKFYTAGGQWIAVMETEEILNRTYHHVAFRVEKSSLTAYRKRIEQAGLEIKPSRSRVDGEGESIYFYDYDNNLFELHTGTLQERLAAYKKG, via the coding sequence ATGCTCGGCGGTATCAGTCACATTACGTTTGTTGTGAGAGATTTAGATAGGACAGACAAGTTCTTCCGTGAAGTACTGGGAGCTGAAGAGGTGTATGATAGCGGGGAACAGCGTTATTCTTTGTATCGGGAAAAGTTTTACACAGCAGGCGGTCAATGGATTGCTGTGATGGAGACAGAAGAGATCTTAAACCGAACATATCATCATGTGGCATTTCGGGTTGAAAAATCCAGTTTGACAGCGTACAGAAAAAGAATCGAGCAGGCAGGATTGGAAATCAAACCTTCTCGAAGCCGTGTGGACGGAGAAGGAGAATCCATTTATTTTTATGATTACGACAATAATCTATTTGAGCTGCACACAGGCACGCTGCAAGAGCGGCTGGCAGCATACAAAAAAGGATGA
- the pgaC gene encoding poly-beta-1,6-N-acetyl-D-glucosamine synthase, protein MFNNIFVPGLNGIASFVFWYPFVMSLFWIAGTLVYIWFRDKDQKIDFAKVDWPLISFLVPCYNEQDTIEETLDNLLGLDYPRKEIILINDGSKDNTAALLKRLSQEHPSIRVIQLYENRGKANALHLGAHAARGEYLLCLDSDAILDNDAPYYLIHHFLHKGERLGAVTGNPRIRNRNTLLSRMQLVEYSSIIGAIKRTQRILGKVMTVSGVVVAFRKRALLDVGLWDRDMITEDIAVSWKLQQRFWDIRYEPRALCWMLVPESLSGIWKQRVRWAQGGQEVMLRHWRVLFRWNQRRIWIVYIEQWISTFWAFAWVFVTVSLLITADTFQEMLIWLTFTSFALVFMSLIQLFISIQIDSKYDKVKRFYLWASWYPAIYWIVNTGVVISAFPRAIASRYKGGYATWKSPDRGIGRNK, encoded by the coding sequence TTGTTCAATAATATCTTTGTACCAGGGCTTAACGGTATTGCTAGTTTTGTCTTTTGGTACCCATTTGTGATGTCGCTGTTTTGGATTGCCGGTACGCTTGTTTATATTTGGTTTCGAGACAAAGATCAAAAAATTGATTTCGCAAAGGTTGATTGGCCGCTGATCAGTTTCTTAGTTCCGTGTTATAACGAACAAGATACCATAGAAGAAACATTGGATAATCTGCTTGGCTTGGATTATCCACGGAAAGAAATTATTTTAATAAATGATGGCAGCAAAGATAATACAGCAGCCCTTCTAAAAAGGCTCAGTCAAGAACATCCGAGCATTCGGGTTATTCAGTTGTATGAAAACCGCGGAAAAGCGAATGCACTGCACCTTGGAGCACATGCTGCCCGCGGTGAATACCTGCTTTGCTTGGATTCAGATGCCATTCTTGATAACGATGCGCCATACTACTTGATTCATCATTTTCTTCATAAAGGAGAGCGTTTGGGTGCTGTAACGGGAAACCCGCGTATCCGGAATCGTAATACGCTGCTTAGCCGGATGCAGCTGGTGGAGTACTCTTCCATCATTGGAGCAATCAAGCGGACGCAGCGAATTCTAGGTAAAGTAATGACTGTATCTGGAGTTGTTGTGGCCTTTAGAAAACGCGCTTTGCTGGATGTTGGGTTATGGGATCGCGATATGATCACAGAGGATATCGCGGTAAGCTGGAAACTGCAGCAGCGCTTCTGGGATATTCGCTATGAGCCGCGCGCGCTTTGCTGGATGCTTGTACCAGAGAGCCTGAGCGGTATTTGGAAGCAGCGTGTCCGCTGGGCACAAGGCGGCCAAGAAGTCATGCTTCGCCACTGGCGTGTGCTTTTCCGCTGGAATCAGCGCCGTATCTGGATTGTGTATATAGAGCAATGGATTAGCACCTTCTGGGCATTTGCTTGGGTGTTCGTTACGGTTTCCCTTCTGATTACAGCAGATACTTTCCAAGAGATGCTCATTTGGCTAACGTTTACTTCATTTGCACTTGTATTCATGAGTTTGATTCAGCTGTTTATTTCCATACAAATAGATTCAAAGTATGACAAGGTAAAAAGGTTTTACTTATGGGCCTCTTGGTATCCGGCAATCTATTGGATCGTCAATACTGGCGTTGTCATCAGCGCGTTTCCTCGCGCTATTGCATCACGCTATAAAGGAGGCTATGCGACATGGAAAAGCCCAGACCGCGGGATCGGCAGGAACAAGTAA
- a CDS encoding DUF5068 domain-containing protein — MNKKWMLLLGALLAVFVIGGCGSDSKEASADEEESSAEKSAASENNEDKSTDETKADSKAATFPELIDYMKTTTDAEETNVFYEHKEPQTHEMEGVAVSLDAYSFVGIKDFHTDFSIPFDDETSGAVILAKYTVKNDSDKEVFYMPRFDLSYSSGLVYNSDYKELLPEDQQLFEKLNPDTKYAIEAGESVTGFVAYPFGTAELETVVNEGSALIEVPAAQAKADAFDNPIGKKGKFTINFDEAGAKKTESNKEFYQDAVSIENMGDKQIIDQKEGVGESKELGDATITLDGYQFTEFKPNEMEAPRFENFKNGIVLLTVKFNVDNKGSANIALDNLRSNLYVNDGAQYQMNEGMLSPHEFGDIASAGGTAELFQVYVLDKEQYDKIWKNKAFDIELGPLYDDNAKDVSKGKKAEFKLK; from the coding sequence ATGAATAAAAAATGGATGCTTCTTCTTGGAGCGCTGCTTGCAGTATTTGTCATTGGAGGCTGTGGGTCTGATAGTAAGGAAGCCAGCGCAGACGAAGAGGAAAGTTCTGCTGAAAAATCAGCAGCGAGTGAAAATAATGAAGATAAATCAACGGATGAAACAAAAGCTGATTCAAAAGCGGCAACATTCCCTGAACTAATTGATTATATGAAAACAACAACTGATGCGGAAGAAACTAATGTCTTCTATGAACATAAGGAACCGCAAACACACGAAATGGAAGGCGTAGCCGTCTCTCTAGATGCCTATTCGTTTGTGGGAATTAAAGATTTCCATACAGATTTCAGCATCCCTTTCGATGATGAAACAAGCGGTGCAGTAATTCTGGCTAAATACACAGTAAAGAATGATTCAGACAAAGAAGTATTCTATATGCCTAGATTTGATTTAAGCTACTCAAGCGGGCTTGTCTATAACAGTGATTATAAAGAACTTCTTCCGGAAGACCAGCAGTTATTTGAAAAATTAAATCCGGATACTAAATATGCGATAGAAGCTGGTGAATCTGTAACAGGATTTGTAGCATATCCGTTTGGAACAGCAGAGTTAGAAACAGTAGTGAATGAAGGTTCTGCTTTAATTGAAGTACCAGCTGCACAAGCAAAAGCAGATGCTTTCGACAACCCAATCGGAAAGAAAGGCAAGTTTACAATCAACTTTGATGAAGCAGGAGCAAAGAAAACGGAAAGTAATAAGGAATTTTATCAAGATGCAGTTTCTATAGAGAATATGGGCGACAAGCAGATAATTGATCAAAAAGAAGGTGTTGGAGAAAGCAAAGAGCTTGGTGATGCAACGATCACATTAGATGGCTACCAGTTCACTGAATTTAAACCGAATGAAATGGAAGCACCTCGATTCGAGAATTTTAAAAACGGAATCGTTCTGTTAACGGTGAAATTCAATGTGGATAACAAAGGTTCTGCAAACATCGCACTAGACAATCTGCGTTCCAACCTTTATGTGAATGACGGCGCTCAATATCAAATGAACGAAGGGATGCTGTCACCTCATGAATTCGGCGATATAGCTTCAGCAGGAGGAACTGCTGAACTGTTCCAAGTATACGTGCTGGATAAAGAGCAATACGATAAGATTTGGAAAAACAAAGCATTCGATATCGAGCTTGGACCATTGTATGACGATAATGCAAAAGATGTTTCAAAAGGGAAGAAAGCTGAATTTAAGCTTAAGTAA
- the pgaD gene encoding poly-beta-1,6-N-acetyl-D-glucosamine biosynthesis protein PgaD, with amino-acid sequence MEKPRPRDRQEQVIILEKQPLPRFLVSLFFTLLIWIYSVFVVWFFASALLNTNDRYSGVLKIAFKTSNAEVRTFMLIGVSIFLAFLLYFLFWRTYNKKRFGNKSRRKQPMPVTVDDLEKLELMPLETIKKLQASNYMEFHKNPVRDLEK; translated from the coding sequence ATGGAAAAGCCCAGACCGCGGGATCGGCAGGAACAAGTAATAATTCTCGAAAAACAGCCGCTGCCTCGTTTTCTTGTTAGTCTGTTTTTCACATTACTAATCTGGATTTATAGTGTGTTTGTTGTATGGTTCTTTGCTTCTGCTTTGTTAAATACAAATGACAGATACAGCGGTGTACTAAAAATTGCATTTAAAACTTCAAATGCAGAGGTGCGTACCTTTATGCTAATTGGTGTGAGTATTTTCCTGGCCTTTCTTCTCTATTTTCTATTCTGGCGGACGTATAATAAAAAACGCTTTGGCAATAAGTCCCGCCGCAAACAGCCAATGCCCGTCACGGTAGATGATTTGGAGAAGTTGGAGCTCATGCCGCTGGAAACGATTAAGAAACTACAGGCAAGTAACTACATGGAGTTCCACAAAAATCCAGTGCGGGATCTGGAAAAATGA
- a CDS encoding metal ABC transporter permease has protein sequence MTYEGWILLTACLVGISCGTVGCFLIIRRMTMLADAISHSVLLGIVLTFLIANSLDGMYMLIGAAVIGFVTTFAIQSLHQAGVQEDASIGIVFTTFFAIGVILLSLFAKDVHLDVEHALMGEIAFLPFNTHMLLGFEIPKATSMLLAITVFTLVVITLFYKELKITSFDAALALTLGLPVTLIHYLLMGLVSITAVGSFDAVGAILVVSMLVVPGVSAYLLTDRLSFMLLYSCVFGIASAVFGYYGAVWLDVSISGAMSTAGGILFLLTWIFSPRYGLLRRFTALASS, from the coding sequence ATGACGTACGAAGGCTGGATTCTGCTTACAGCTTGTTTGGTCGGGATAAGCTGCGGTACGGTTGGCTGCTTCTTAATCATCAGACGGATGACGATGCTGGCTGATGCCATCAGCCATAGTGTCCTGCTTGGTATTGTTCTCACCTTTCTTATAGCAAACAGTTTGGATGGCATGTATATGCTGATTGGCGCAGCCGTTATTGGTTTCGTTACAACGTTTGCTATACAATCGCTTCATCAGGCAGGTGTTCAAGAAGACGCGAGTATTGGTATTGTTTTCACTACTTTCTTTGCTATCGGTGTTATTCTACTCTCGTTATTCGCAAAAGATGTTCACCTGGATGTGGAGCATGCGCTCATGGGAGAAATCGCCTTTCTTCCGTTCAATACACACATGCTTCTCGGTTTTGAGATTCCGAAAGCAACTAGCATGCTGCTCGCCATTACTGTCTTTACCTTGGTGGTTATCACGCTATTTTATAAAGAATTAAAAATCACGTCGTTTGATGCGGCACTTGCTTTGACACTCGGTCTTCCTGTTACGTTGATTCATTACCTGCTCATGGGGCTTGTCAGCATCACAGCTGTCGGTTCATTTGATGCAGTTGGCGCTATTCTCGTCGTGAGTATGCTTGTCGTGCCTGGTGTAAGTGCCTATCTGCTCACTGACCGATTGTCGTTCATGCTGCTCTACAGCTGCGTTTTCGGAATTGCCAGTGCTGTGTTCGGCTATTATGGCGCTGTGTGGCTCGATGTTTCCATTTCTGGAGCCATGAGTACAGCAGGAGGCATCTTATTTTTATTGACATGGATCTTCTCCCCTCGCTATGGCTTGCTGCGACGGTTTACCGCATTGGCTTCCTCTTAA
- a CDS encoding metal ABC transporter permease, which yields MIQDVVDSLLHEPNTQWVVLSTMLLGISSGVLGCFALLKKQSLIGDAVAHAALPGICMAYMLAGEKLLLVLLIGATATGLLATYLIQLITATTRIKKDAAICMVLSVFFGVGIVLLSRITQQAEGNKSGLDHFIFGQAAAMTRFDVYTMAGVAAGLIFISCLLFKEWKLLIFDADFAKNSGMPIGLLETLFSTLLVMTVVIGIQGVGVILMAALLIIPAISARFWTDQLGWMVVVSGAIGAASGAAGALISTIRTGLATGPLIVVTAAAFFGVSFIFGRKRSLVQKLTAHRIGTKHVKEESA from the coding sequence ATGATTCAGGATGTAGTTGATAGCCTGCTGCATGAGCCGAATACCCAGTGGGTCGTGTTGAGTACGATGCTGCTTGGAATTTCCAGCGGCGTTCTTGGCTGCTTTGCTTTATTAAAGAAACAAAGTTTAATTGGAGATGCGGTGGCACATGCCGCACTCCCAGGTATCTGCATGGCTTATATGCTGGCAGGTGAGAAACTGCTGCTTGTGCTTCTGATAGGTGCCACAGCTACGGGTCTATTGGCGACTTATCTGATTCAGCTGATTACAGCAACAACAAGAATCAAGAAAGATGCCGCCATCTGTATGGTATTAAGTGTTTTTTTCGGCGTTGGTATAGTTCTTCTATCGCGAATTACACAGCAAGCAGAAGGCAATAAAAGCGGCTTAGATCACTTTATTTTTGGGCAGGCAGCAGCAATGACACGCTTTGATGTCTATACGATGGCAGGTGTTGCTGCAGGGTTGATATTCATCTCCTGCCTTCTATTTAAAGAATGGAAATTACTTATTTTTGATGCTGATTTTGCTAAAAATAGCGGGATGCCTATCGGTTTGCTGGAGACCCTCTTCTCCACACTGCTTGTGATGACTGTCGTTATCGGTATTCAAGGTGTGGGAGTTATTTTGATGGCCGCCCTGCTCATTATCCCTGCTATTAGTGCACGCTTCTGGACAGATCAGCTTGGCTGGATGGTCGTCGTTTCCGGCGCTATTGGAGCAGCTTCAGGTGCAGCCGGCGCATTAATTAGCACGATTCGAACTGGTTTGGCAACTGGTCCCCTCATTGTTGTGACAGCTGCCGCTTTCTTTGGTGTCTCGTTTATCTTTGGACGCAAACGAAGCCTTGTCCAAAAACTGACCGCCCATCGCATTGGTACAAAACATGTGAAGGAGGAAAGTGCATGA
- a CDS encoding polysaccharide deacetylase family protein, producing the protein MKKSLLFLAAVCIVGLITFRAIHLYEADEAEETTIDHALNKDGCLGLNYHRVRRPTVFNKAVSLVTRSDELTRYSVYTDDFEKQIQKLKALDATFITPDQLNQYQEDGQFPNRCVWISFDDIDRTVYENAFPILKQENVPFTLYVIAGHVGDNNFQNLQMATWPQLQEMVDSGLAAIGSHTYDMHRLEADKPLFLHDKNFKAFREDLDKSINTIYDQLNITPTTFAYPYGNTNDAVAQVVKEAGFKQAAILAPQSITPNDYPYYLNRIVTNPETFHAVILPYLEAQEKG; encoded by the coding sequence ATGAAAAAGTCCTTGCTATTCCTTGCCGCAGTATGTATTGTCGGATTGATCACCTTTCGTGCCATCCACTTGTATGAGGCTGACGAGGCAGAAGAAACGACCATTGATCATGCGTTAAACAAGGATGGCTGTCTAGGATTGAATTATCATCGTGTGCGGCGGCCGACTGTCTTTAATAAGGCAGTTTCTCTCGTCACACGCTCTGATGAATTAACACGTTACAGTGTTTATACAGATGATTTTGAAAAACAGATACAAAAGCTGAAAGCGCTGGATGCCACATTTATTACACCAGACCAACTCAATCAATATCAAGAGGACGGCCAATTTCCGAATCGTTGTGTGTGGATTAGCTTTGATGATATTGATCGCACTGTTTATGAAAATGCTTTTCCGATTCTGAAGCAAGAAAACGTTCCCTTTACCCTTTATGTCATTGCCGGACATGTTGGTGATAACAACTTCCAGAACTTGCAAATGGCAACTTGGCCGCAGCTGCAGGAAATGGTAGACAGCGGACTGGCTGCAATTGGCTCACATACTTACGATATGCACCGATTAGAAGCCGATAAACCGTTGTTTTTACATGACAAAAATTTTAAGGCGTTTCGAGAAGATTTGGATAAAAGCATTAACACTATCTACGATCAGTTGAACATAACACCAACAACATTTGCTTATCCATATGGCAACACCAATGATGCAGTTGCGCAAGTGGTGAAGGAAGCTGGATTCAAACAAGCTGCTATCCTGGCACCGCAATCCATCACACCGAACGATTATCCATATTATTTAAACCGGATTGTTACGAACCCGGAAACATTTCACGCTGTTATTTTGCCATATTTAGAGGCACAGGAAAAAGGATGA